Proteins encoded within one genomic window of Fuerstiella sp.:
- a CDS encoding M42 family metallopeptidase, giving the protein MPDQFLKDLLATPGTSGFEQEVQDVVRTFASPFADETRTDVHGNVLCTVNETASPRILLDAHCDQIGLIVRHIDDKGFLRVNAVGGWDMQILLGQRMLIHTQHGSIPGVIARKPIHLLKEAERKTVPTISELWVDIGVSTAEEAGQLVRVGDSATPEPSLRELQNGRLSGVAMDDRTGLWVIFTALRMIQEASPAASVTAVSSVQEEIGLRGATTSAYNINPHVAIAVDVTHATDCPGIDQNEFGRIVLGGGPVIVRGANANPRVVELLTSCAEKNEIQVQINALARPASNDAAAIQISRGGCATGLVTIPNRYMHSPVEVVDESDLRNAARLIAEFCLSIDEHTSFIP; this is encoded by the coding sequence ACATCCGGATTCGAACAGGAGGTGCAGGATGTCGTCCGAACATTTGCGTCTCCTTTTGCAGATGAAACAAGGACCGACGTCCACGGGAACGTACTGTGCACCGTTAATGAAACGGCCTCCCCCAGAATCCTGCTGGACGCCCACTGCGATCAAATCGGTCTCATCGTTCGACATATCGATGACAAAGGATTTCTTCGAGTGAATGCTGTTGGTGGCTGGGATATGCAGATTTTACTGGGCCAGAGGATGCTGATTCATACGCAGCATGGTTCCATTCCGGGTGTCATAGCCCGAAAACCTATCCATCTGCTTAAAGAGGCCGAAAGAAAAACGGTTCCCACAATCAGCGAATTGTGGGTCGATATTGGTGTTTCCACCGCCGAGGAAGCAGGACAGCTTGTCCGCGTCGGTGATTCGGCCACGCCGGAACCGAGTCTTCGTGAATTGCAAAATGGTCGGCTGTCCGGAGTCGCAATGGATGACCGAACCGGGCTCTGGGTTATTTTCACAGCACTTAGAATGATCCAGGAAGCAAGTCCGGCAGCGTCTGTCACTGCAGTATCATCTGTTCAGGAAGAAATTGGTTTACGGGGTGCCACCACCAGTGCCTACAACATTAACCCACACGTCGCGATTGCTGTGGATGTGACACATGCGACTGACTGCCCGGGTATCGACCAGAATGAATTTGGCAGAATCGTTCTGGGTGGAGGTCCGGTGATTGTCCGCGGAGCAAACGCCAATCCGCGTGTGGTGGAACTACTCACCTCGTGTGCAGAGAAGAACGAAATCCAGGTTCAGATAAATGCACTGGCCCGACCAGCCAGCAATGATGCGGCCGCGATTCAGATCAGCCGAGGAGGCTGTGCCACCGGGCTGGTCACAATTCCCAACCGCTACATGCACAGCCCGGTTGAAGTTGTCGACGAGTCGGATCTTCGGAATGCGGCCCGACTGATCGCAGAGTTCTGTCTTTCCATTGACGAACACACGTCATTTATTCCGTAA